The following are encoded together in the Macadamia integrifolia cultivar HAES 741 chromosome 10, SCU_Mint_v3, whole genome shotgun sequence genome:
- the LOC122091894 gene encoding cytochrome P450 71B37-like, whose translation MDSFYLLLLLIPVLSLLLLKGRNNYSKGLKLPPSPPGLPIIGNLHQVGSLPFRSTTELAKKYGPVMLLRLGFAPTVFVSSPEMAREVLKHQDAQMCNRVRLEGPRKVSYDFRDIAFTPYGEWWREVRKICNLELLSPKAVQSYLYVREEEISNLMNLLAEAASTPVDVSEKVFKLTDAIICRIAFGKSYKSRGFDSGRFAEAVHDAMSAMSNFAASDFFPYFGWIIDNLTGHTATIDRVFRNLDSFFDMAIEDHLDPNRVKPDREDIIDVLLRLERDQFSRIRITKDHIKGVLKDMFLGAVDTSAITMTWTMTQLARHPKVLKKVQDELRSYIGSKGKVEESDIENLPYFRAVVKESWRLHPPVPILIARETMADCKLDGYDIPNKMRLHVNIFAVNRDPRYWKNPDEFDPERFMENPLDVKGHSFEFLPFGSGRRICPGMNMGIANVELALANLLYTFDWKLPNGTTIEDINMDELFPLTLNKKTPLMLVPIPYHWQKA comes from the exons ATGGATTCCTTTtaccttctcctcctcctcattcCAGTTCTCTCTCTGTTACTTCTCAAAGGAAGAAACAACTATTCCAAGGGACTCAAACTTCCTCCCTCCCCTCCTGGTCTCCCTATCATAGGCAATCTCCACCAAGTAGGTAGCTTACCTTTCAGATCAACAACAGAGCTAGCTAAGAAATATGGCCCTGTCATGCTCTTACGCCTGGGCTTTGCTCCAACAGTGTTCGTCTCATCACCAGAGATGGCAAGAGAGGTCCTGAAGCACCAAGACGCCCAAATGTGCAACAGGGTTCGTCTCGAAGGACCTAGAAAAGTTTCCTATGATTTCAGAGATATTGCTTTCACTCCCTACGGTGAATGGTGGAGAGAGGTTCGCAAGATCTGTAATCTCGAGCTTTTAAGCCCTAAAGCAGTTCAATCTTACCTTTAtgtgagagaagaagagatttcCAATCTCATGAATTTGCTTGCTGAAGCTGCTTCAACTCCTGTTGATGTCTCTGAGAAGGTTTTTAAACTCACAGATGCCATCATTTGCAGGATTGCTTTCGGGAAATCTTACAAATCCAGGGGATTCGATAGTGGCAGATTTGCAGAAGCAGTTCATGATGCTATGTCTGCTATGAGCAATTTTGCTGCTTCAGATTTCTTCCCAtattttggatggatcatagATAATCTTACTGGACACACAGCAACTATCGACAGGGTTTTCCGCAATTTGGATTCTTTCTTTGATATGGCTATTGAAGATCATCTTGATCCCAATAGAGTGAAACCAGATCGCGAAGACATCATCGATGTCTTGCTTCGATTGGAGAGGGATCAGTTCAGTCGCATTCGCATCACCAAAGATCATATCAAGGGTGTTCTCAAG GATATGTTCTTGGGTGCAGTAGATACAAGTGCTATAACCATGACATGGACGATGACACAGCTTGCTAGGCATCCTAAAGTGCTGAAAAAGGTTCAGGATGAGCTCAGGTCTTACATTGGAAGTAAAGGGAAAGTGGAAGAGAGTGACATAGAAAATCTTCCTTACTTCAGGGCAGTAGTGAAGGAATCATGGAGGTTGCATCCACCAGTCCCTATTTTAATTGCTAGAGAAACAATGGCTGATTGCAAGCTAGATGGGTATGACATTCCCAACAAGATGAGGCTTCATGTTAACATTTTTGCAGTGAATAGAGATCCAAGGTACTGGAAGAACCCAGATGAGTTTGACCCAGAGAGGTTCATGGAGAATCCACTTGATGTGAAGGGGCACAGCTTTGAGTTCTTGCCATTTGGATCAGGTAGGAGGATTTGCCCGGGAATGAATATGGGAATAGCTAATGTGGAGCTTGCTCTAGCAAATCTTCTTTACACCTTTGACTGGAAACTGCCCAATGGGACAACAATTGAAGATATCAATATGGATGAGTTGTTCCCTCTTACTCTCAACAAGAAGACACCTCTTATGTTAGTGCCCATACCCTATCACTGGCAGAAGGCCTGA
- the LOC122091622 gene encoding 7-deoxyloganetin glucosyltransferase-like produces MGSIGQKPHAVFVPYPTQGHINPLLQLAELLHYRGFHVTFVNTEINHERVLKSSGPNTVDRLPDFRFETIPDGLPLSATRDVPTLCESTSKKCLEPFRKLLAKLNESSDVPPVTCIFFDIPMSFSLTAAEEIGVPGVGVWTASVCGFMGYLQYPQLDQRGLTVAKGVNYLSDKYKNIPIDWVPGLKGLHLKDMINFDRLGDTRDFMVKFTYEQAKRCFNASAIVFNTFEALEHDVLEALKPQLPPIYTIGPLHLLCRNVVKDSSSLVDSNLWKEDEACIEWLDSKNPNSVIYVNFGSITVMSPEYLAEFAWGLANSNQYFLWVIRPDLVGGDNTEGLPPEFLTETKERGMVVSWCSQEDVLNHSSVGGFLTHTGWNSTIESVCGGVPMICWPLFAEQRMNCRFACSSWGIGLEMETEVKREEVERLVRKMLEGEKGKEMKKRALDWKRKADEANSPGGSSLLNLEKLQREVLFSNRK; encoded by the exons atgggaTCGATTGGTCAGAAGCCACACGCAGTGTTTGTGCCATACCCGACCCAAGGTCACATAAACCCATTGCTCCAACTAGCAGAGCTCCTCCATTACAGAGGCTTCCACGTTACTTTTGTCAACACTGAGATCAACCATGAACGAGTTCTCAAGTCTAGTGGCCCAAACACGGTCGACCGGTTACCTGATTTCCGATTCGAGACTATCCCTGACGGTCTCCCTCTCTCTGCTACTCGTGATGTACCCACACTCTGTGAATCCACCAGTAAGAAATGCTTGGAACCGTTTCGTAAACTTCTCGCCAAGCTCAATGAATCCAGTGATGTTCCACCGGTGACCTGTATATTCTTTGATATTCCGATGAGTTTCTCTTTGACGGCGGCTGAGGAGATCGGTGTTCCCGGCGTTGGGGTCTGGACTGCTAGTGTTTGTGGTTTCATGGGTTATCTGCAATATCCTCAACTTGATCAGAGAGGACTTACAGTAGCTAAAG GTGTGAATTATCTCTCAGACAAGTATAAGAACATCCCCATTGACTGGGTGCCCGGACTGAAAGGTCTCCATCTAAAGGACATGATCAACTTTGATCGTCTTGGAGATACAAGAGACTTCATGGTCAAATTCACATATGAACAGGCCAAGAGATGTTTCAACGCATCCGCCATTGTTTTCAACACATTTGAAGCCTTAGAACACGATGTCTTAGAAGCACTAAAGCCTCAGCTCCCACCCATCTACACTATAGGTCCTCTACATCTCCTCTGCCGAAATGTTGTCAAAGATAGCTCAAGCTTGGTAGATTCAAACCTatggaaagaagatgaagcttGCATTGAGTGGCTCGATTCGAAAAACCCCAACTCTGTCATCTACGTGAATTTTGGAAGCATCACTGTAATGTCACCTGAGTATCTGGCTGAATTCGCTTGGGGACTTGCTAATAGCAATCAATATTTCTTGTGGGTCATTAGGCCTGATTTGGTCGGCGGGGACAATACAGAGGGATTGCCGCCGGAGTTCTTGACAGAGACGAAAGAGAGGGGTATGGTAGTGAGCTGGTGTTCACAAGAGGATGTCTTGAATCATTCTTCTGTAGGTGGGTTCTTGACTCACACTGGATGGAACTCAacaattgagagtgtgtgtggTGGAGTGCCTATGATCTGTTGGCCATTGTTTGCAGAGCAGAGGATGAATTGCAGGTTTGCTTGCAGTAGTTGGGGTATTGGATTGGAGATGGAGACAGAGGTGAAGAGAGAGGAAGTGGAGAGGCTTGTGAGGAAGATGTTGGAgggagagaaggggaaagagatgaagaagagagcTTTGGATTGGAAGAGGAAGGCAGACGAGGCTAATAGTCCTGGTGGGTCCTCTTTGTTGAATCTGGAGAAGCTGCAAAGGGAAGTCTTGTTTTCTAACAGAAAATAA